The following coding sequences lie in one Phoenix dactylifera cultivar Barhee BC4 unplaced genomic scaffold, palm_55x_up_171113_PBpolish2nd_filt_p 001896F, whole genome shotgun sequence genomic window:
- the LOC120109190 gene encoding premnaspirodiene oxygenase-like, whose protein sequence is MELQLPSLPFLFAFLLFVLIVIKFTKSTATRKLPPSPWKLPIIGHLHHLLGALPHCALRELSRRHGPLMHLRLGQVDHIIVSSPEMAREILKTQDLIFASRDKILASRLFYDGADIVFAPYGSYWRELRKICVTELLSAKRVKSFSTHRQEAMSNLVGYISTMNNSPVNLSEMFLLTSNTLTSMVTFGTQCKHGPRFISTLKKLLELLSVFSVADLFPSLSFIDTLSGVSSRLKKCHREMDEILGDIIKEHEEKRATKNSSNEEQEQGEDLVDVLLELKENGGLEFPLTLTSIKAVIMDMFGGGTESSASTLDWIMAELMRHPEIMEKAQAEVRQVLKGKARIEEEDINEFHYMKLVIKESLRLHLTGPLFLPRVCRETCQVDGYNIPAGSRIIVNAWAVARDPRYWEDPESFRPERFDGSSVDYKGGNFEYIPFGAGRRSCPGMTFGMAQVEMALANVLYYFDWKLPNGMGPNDLDMTESFGAVVGLKSPLWLIATPYVPI, encoded by the exons ATGGAACTCCAGCTCCCTTCCTTACCCTTCCTTTTCGCCTTCCTCCTCTTTGTACTCATAGTGATAAAGTTCACCAAATCCACAGCAACACGAAAGCTGCCTCCGAGCCCATGGAAGCTCCCGATCATAGGTCACCTCCACCACTTGCTCGGAGCTCTCCCTCACTGTGCCCTCCGTGAGCTGTCGCGGCGGCATGGCCCCCTCATGCACCTCAGGCTCGGACAAGTCGATCACATTATCGTCTCCTCCCCGGAGATGGCAAGAGAGATCCTGAAGACCCAAGATCTCATCTTCGCGTCGCGGGACAAAATACTAGCTTCCAGGTTGTTCTATGACGGCGCTGACATCGTCTTCGCGCCCTACGGTAGCTACTGGCGGGAGCTGCGGAAGATATGCGTTACCGAACTACTGAGTGCAAAGCGTGTCAAGTCTTTCAGCACACATCGACAAGAGGCGATGTCCAACCTAGTGGGATATATCTCCACGATGAACAATTCCCCAGTTAACCTCAGTGAGATGTTTCTCCTGACATCCAATACTTTGACCTCGATGGTGACATTTGGTACACAATGCAAGCATGGGCCGAGATTCATCTCAACATTGAAGAAACTCCTTGAATTGCTATCCGTATTTAGCGTAGCTGATCTATTCCCCTCGTTAAGCTTTATTGACACTCTCAGTGGAGTGAGCTCAAGGTTAAAAAAATGTCACAGGGAGATGGATGAGATCCTCGGGGACATCATCAAGGAGCATGAAGAGAAGAGAGCAACCAAAAATAGCAGCAACGAGGAACAGGAACAAGGGGAAGATCTAGTCGACGTTCTCTtagagttaaaagaaaatggTGGACTTGAGTTCCCCCTCACGCTCACCAGCATCAAGGCCGTAATCATG GATATGTTCGGGGGAGGGACTGAGTCATCAGCGTCGACGCTGGACTGGATAATGGCAGAGTTAATGAGACACCCCGAGATAATGGAGAAGGCTCAAGCAGAGGTGAGGCAAGTTTTGAAGGGGAAGGCCAGGATCGAGGAGGAAGATATCAATGAATTCCATTACATGAAGTTGGTGATCAAAGAGTCTCTGAGATTGCACCTGACGGGTCCGCTCTTCCTGCCGAGAGTCTGCCGTGAGACATGCCAAGTGGACGGCTACAATATCCCTGCAGGGAGCAGGATTATCGTCAACGCATGGGCTGTGGCAAGGGATCCGAGGTATTGGGAGGACCCGGAGAGCTTTAGGCCTGAGAGATTCGATGGCAGCTCGGTGGACTACAAAGGTGGCAACTTTGAGTACATTCCTTTTGGTGCAGGCAGGAGGAGTTGCCCGGGGATGACCTTTGGCATGGCCCAGGTGGAGATGGCCCTGGCCAACGTACTCTACTATTTTGATTGGAAGCTCCCTAATGGGATGGGCCCCAATGATTTGGACATGACCGAGTCCTTTGGGGCAGTGGTGGGCTTGAAGTCGCCTCTGTGGTTAATTGCTACTCCTTACGTGCCCATCTAA